One window from the genome of Penaeus vannamei isolate JL-2024 unplaced genomic scaffold, ASM4276789v1 unanchor140, whole genome shotgun sequence encodes:
- the LOC138860889 gene encoding high affinity cGMP-specific 3',5'-cyclic phosphodiesterase 9A-like gives MPMWWIPMHTNKLCKRLETRGQGTSYYVTVLYVGDTEAKSVLSRGAPGQELLPIGQELIRSLLETLPKAGVSALRNRAKQRNNADLGLSDLGCDREDAVSSTVAAVAAQLQKVFKIEELRADFGTRIAALEKRLENSKRVIEIEKFKYEIADIRDAFLTHQKTRHVDFTRLRPAVTLPATFFSPGTVREHVITLQREPPSFTKYKLTAETVENLKQPSFDVWQWEPNEMLVLIEYMYQDLGLMEEFCVTPPTLRNFLVCVQENYRNNPFHNFRHCFCVTQMMYSMIHLCRLQEKLSRKDLGILLTACVCHDLDHPGYNNWYQINARTELAVRYNDSSPLENHHCAVSFRVLANPECNIFSSVPEQLFKEIRADIIMLILATDMMRHSEIVDDFKKKLENFDYKNADHLSALKMILIKACDISNEVRPSKVAEPWVDCLLEEYFNQAETEKQEGLPVAPFMDRDKVTKASAQIGFIKFVLIPLFEIIAQLFPQAEEVLVVPLRSAREHYEQLKEQEEDMRRLNQNKSIA, from the exons ATGCCTATGTGGTGGATACCCATGCATACAAACAAG tTGTGTAAGAGGCTGGAGACGCGAGGGCAAGGAACCTCGTATTATGTCACAGTGTTATACGTCGGAGATACTGAGGCTAagagcgttttaagcaggggagcgcctGGGCAAGAATTATTGCCCATAGGCCAAGAACTGATCCGTTCCCTGCTTGAAACGTTGCCCAAGGCAG GTGTGTCTGCGTTAAGGAACCGAGCCAAGCAACGTAACAACGCGGATCTGGGTCTCTCAG ACCTGGGCTGCGATCGCGAGGACGCCGTCTCGAGcacggtggcggcggtggcggcgcaGCTCCAGAAGGTCTTCAAGATCGAGGAACTGCGGGCTGACTTCGGGACCCGGATCGCGGCCCTCGAGAAGAGGCTGGAAA ACAGCAAGCGCGTGATCGAGATCGAGAAGTTCAAGTACGAGATCGCAGACATCCGGGACGCGTTCCTCACGCACCAGAAGACGCGCCACGTCGACTTCACGAGACTAAG ACCTGCCGTTACTCTACCTGCGACCTTCTTCTCCCCGGGAACAGTCAGGGAACACGTGATCACTCTGCAACGAGAACCTCCGTCTTTCACAAAG TACAAACTCACAGCTGAGACAGTGGAGAACCTGAAGCAGCCTTCCTTCGACGTGTGGCAGTGGGAGCCCAACGAG ATGCTGGTGCTGATCGAGTACATGTACCAGGACCTGGGTCTCATGGAGGAGTTTTGCGTCACGCCCCCCACGTTACGGAATTTCCTG gtGTGTGTACAGGAGAACTACCGCAACAACCCCTTTCACAACTTCAGGCACTGCTTCTGCGTGACCCAGATGATGTACAGCATGATCCACTTGTGCCGCCTTCAGGAGAAACTCTCGCGGAAGGACTTGGGGATCCTGCTCACCGCCTGCGTCTGCCACGACCTCGACCACCCGGGATATAATAactg GTACCAGATCAACGCCCGGACGGAGCTGGCGGTTCGCTACAACGACTCCTCGCCCTTGGAGAACCACCACTGCGCCGTCAGCTTCCGCGTCCTGGCCAATCCCGAGTGCAACATCTTCTCGAGCGTCCCCGAGCAGCTGTTCAAGGAGATCCGGGCC gACATCATCATGCTCATCTTGGCAACTGACATGATGCGCCATTCCGAGATCGTGGACGACTTCAAGAAAAAGCTGGAGAACTTTGACTACAAGAATGCCGACCACTTAAGCGCACTCAAGATGATACTCATTAAG gcGTGTGACATCTCCAACGAGGTCCGGCCTTCGAAGGTAGCCGAGCCCTGGGTTGACTGCCTGCTGGAGGAGTACTTCAACCAG gcCGAGACGGAGAAGCAAGAGGGCCTCCCCGTGGCTCCCTTCATGGACAGGGACAAAGTGACCAAGGCTTCGGCCCAGATTGGTTTTATTAAGTTCGTGCTGATCCCGCTGTTCGAGATCATTGCTCAGCTCTTCCCGCAG GCggaggaggtgctggtggtgCCCCTGCGCAGCGCCCGCGAGCACTACGAGCAgctgaaggagcaggaggaggatatgCGCCGGCTGAACCAGAACAAGAGCATAGCCTAG
- the LOC113816474 gene encoding U-scoloptoxin(01)-Er1a — protein MVSRFVSVPMLAAVAFALAGGQEVLPFPETVPETSFSCADRPYGYYADTEANCQVFHICLNNNIWSFLCPNQTLFNQEYFVCDHATNVDCAVAESLYTLNDNFGKVESQVEVEEGTEAPAE, from the exons TACCCATGTTGGCCGCCGTCGCCTTCGCGTTGGCAGGCGGGCAGGaggtcctccccttccccgagaCGGTGCCAGAGACCTCCTTCTCCTGCGCGGACAGACCCTACGGCTACTACGCTGACACCGAAGCCAACTGCCAGGTCTTCCACATCTGTCTCAACAACAACATCTGGTCCTTCCTGTGCCCCAACCAGACGCTCTTCAACCAG GAATACTTCGTGTGCGACCACGCGACCAACGTGGACTGCGCGGTGGCGGAGAGCCTCTACACCCTCAACGACAACTTCGGCAAAGTGGAGTcccaggtggaggtggaagaggggacgGAGGCTCCAGCGGAATAA